The following coding sequences are from one Gossypium raimondii isolate GPD5lz chromosome 4, ASM2569854v1, whole genome shotgun sequence window:
- the LOC105780513 gene encoding 7-deoxyloganetic acid glucosyltransferase has translation MEKAEPEAPHVLILPIPAQGHLKPMLKLAELLSYASFQITFLNTEYFHHTFLSSIDIHAFSRRFPKFQFVTIPDGIPPDSPRPGKSIAHSLISLTDAAKPAVVEVLVSLRSKSGRPPTCIIADGIMSSAAVAAGEEFGIPVLAFRTYSACCTWTYFHLSNLIEGGEVPLPDKDMDKLVTCIPGLENVLRRRDLPSFCRLEKADDHLLYDFFIAQASAMRRASALILNTFEQLETPFISKLASIFSKIYTIGPLHCLSNVDDPTALASTKSIFWQEEKGCLTWLDSHPSKSVVFVSFGSVVTFTLDQMLEFWHGLVNSGKPFLWVIRSNAIIGEDDPRKILEDLKDNTKGKGSIVSWAPQEEVLAHPAVGAFLTHSGWNSTLESIYAGVPMICWPLFVDQYVNSRCVSHVWRVGFDMKDSCHRSIVEKMVRDVIEMKNEEIMKSMEEISKQAQESVKESGPSYCNLDKMIQDIMSVNLENINRRD, from the exons ATGGAGAAAGCAGAACCTGAAGCACCTCATGTCCTCATCTTGCCAATCCCTGCTCAAGGCCATCTCAAACCCATGTTGAAGCTAGCAGAGCTTCTCAGCTACGCTAGTTTCCAAATCACCTTCCTAAACACTGAATACTTCCACCATACATTCCTTTCCTCTATCGACATCCACGCCTTCTCTCGCCGCTTCCCTAAATTTCAATTCGTAACAATCCCAGATGGTATACCACCTGATTCTCCACGCCCCGGAAAAAGTATCGCTCATTCTTTAATCTCTCTTACGGATGCAGCTAAGCCTGCCGTTGTTGAGGTGCTGGTTTCTCTCAGATCTAAATCAGGGCGGCCTCCCACCTGCATAATAGCTGATGGGATAATGTCGTCTGCTGCTGTTGCTGCTGGTGAGGAATTTGGGATCCCTGTTTTAGCTTTTCGCACCTACAGTGCTTGTTGCACCTGGACTTACTTCCACTTGTCCAACCTCATTGAAGGAGGGGAAGTCCCATTACCAG ATAAAGACATGGACAAGCTAGTGACTTGCATTCCTGGTTTGGAGAATGTTTTACGACGTCGAGATCTTCCAAGTTTTTGTAGGCTTGAGAAAGCCGACGATCATCTGCTCTACGACTTCTTCATCGCCCAAGCTTCGGCCATGCGACGAGCATCTGCTCTCATCCTCAACACGTTCGAACAACTTGAAACACCCTTTATATCTAAGCTCGCTTctattttctccaaaatttacACTATCGGACCATTGCATTGTCTCTCCAATGTGGACGACCCAACAGCTTTAGCTTCaacaaaaagtattttttggCAAGAAGAAAAAGGTTGCCTCACTTGGCTTGATTCTCACCCATCAAAATCAGTTGTGTTCGTTAGCTTTGGGAGTGTAGTGACCTTCACCCTTGACCAAATGCTTGAATTTTGGCATGGCTTGGTTAACAGTGGGAAACCATTTCTATGGGTCATACGGTCCAACGCCATTATTGGAGAGGATGATCCAAGGAAAATATTGGAGGACCTGAAAGACAATACAAAAGGGAAGGGATCGATAGTGAGTTGGGCACCTCAAGAAGAGGTCTTAGCCCACCCTGCTGTGGGTGCATTCTTGACTCATAGCGGTTGGAACTCCACCTTGGAGAGTATATACGCAGGGGTTCCCATGATTTGCTGGCCTCTATTTGTGGATCAATATGTCAACAGCAGATGCGTGAGTCATGTGTGGAGAGTAGGTTTTGATATGAAAGATAGTTGTCATAGATCCATTGTTGAAAAAATGGTTAGGGACGTGATTGAAATGAAGAATGAAGAAATAATGAAGTCAATGGAAGAGATTTCAAAGCAAGCTCAAGAGAGTGTCAAGGAAAGTGGGCCTTCTTACTGCAACTTGGACAAAATGATTCAAGACATAATGTCAGTCAATCTGGAAAACATTAATAGAAGAGATTGA